The Sinomicrobium kalidii genome contains a region encoding:
- a CDS encoding threonine aldolase family protein: protein MKKTNTAAGRRDFLKKWGLSSVPLLLPATGMHALSATGLQQENNREQPPVNFIYDGLALSPQSYLDKPGEINKTAPLARDFYGNGGATEALETEFARLTGKEKAIYLPTGTMANQIAIKLLSEDRTKVIVPENSHVFRDEADAAQSVHGKRLVPVGKGKPWFHRNDLEETIKYLDENEVFKSGLGTVVIENPVRRADGTAIPLETIKEIAAYCRDNGYKLHLDGARLHIASAYTRVSVAEYASCFDTVYISLYKYLNAAGGVVLCGNAGIIDQMAHQIKIYGGTVYQSWYSTAVAHYYLDGIEERWNRVVSTAKKLVTGLNNINGITITGLTNGTNIYNLTTDKKIRFGELAGYLSGEHNIWLRSPDKDGIVKFAVNESLLTRPVDEIIDAWKKGIAQSKH, encoded by the coding sequence ATGAAAAAAACAAACACAGCTGCCGGGAGAAGGGATTTTCTTAAAAAATGGGGGCTTTCTTCAGTGCCCTTACTGCTTCCGGCTACCGGCATGCATGCGCTTTCGGCTACAGGGTTGCAACAGGAAAACAACAGGGAACAGCCCCCCGTCAACTTCATTTACGACGGACTTGCCCTTTCGCCGCAAAGCTATCTGGACAAACCTGGTGAGATTAATAAAACAGCACCCCTTGCACGCGATTTTTACGGCAACGGCGGGGCCACAGAAGCCCTGGAAACGGAATTTGCAAGGCTTACGGGAAAAGAAAAGGCCATTTACCTGCCTACGGGAACCATGGCCAATCAAATAGCCATAAAACTCCTGAGCGAAGACCGTACAAAAGTCATTGTTCCCGAAAACTCTCATGTCTTCCGCGACGAAGCCGATGCGGCACAAAGTGTTCACGGCAAAAGATTAGTGCCCGTGGGTAAGGGCAAACCCTGGTTTCACCGCAATGACCTCGAAGAAACCATAAAATACCTCGACGAGAACGAAGTGTTTAAAAGCGGGCTCGGTACCGTAGTCATAGAAAATCCCGTAAGACGCGCAGACGGGACCGCCATTCCCCTGGAAACCATTAAGGAAATAGCGGCCTATTGCAGGGATAACGGATATAAACTGCACTTAGACGGGGCGCGGCTACATATAGCCTCGGCATATACCCGTGTTTCCGTAGCCGAATATGCCTCTTGTTTTGACACGGTTTACATATCCTTATACAAATACCTCAATGCCGCAGGAGGCGTCGTACTGTGCGGAAATGCCGGGATCATAGACCAAATGGCCCACCAGATTAAAATTTACGGCGGAACGGTTTACCAAAGCTGGTACAGTACTGCTGTGGCACACTATTACCTGGACGGCATAGAAGAACGATGGAACCGGGTAGTGAGTACAGCAAAAAAGCTGGTCACCGGATTGAACAACATAAATGGCATAACCATAACCGGACTCACCAACGGAACAAACATCTACAATTTAACTACGGATAAAAAAATCCGGTTCGGGGAACTGGCCGGGTATTTATCTGGAGAACACAATATTTGGTTGAGAAGTCCGGACAAAGACGGAATTGTAAAATTTGCCGTTAACGAAAGCCTGCTTACAAGACCTGTGGATGAGATAATCGATGCCTGGAAAAAAGGAATCGCACAAAGTAAACACTAA
- a CDS encoding DUF1572 family protein, translated as MKTTEENYLESVKKQLAYYKKLGDKTFDQLTEKELLWQYNAESNSITIIVNHLWGNMKSRWTDFLTSDGEKTWRKRDMEFESVIRTGEELQEKWEDGWECVFKAVNSVDKNNFNTPVYIRNEAHTIMDAINRQMAHYAYHIGQIVFIAKMLKGAHWKSLTIPKGKSGEFNREKFSKGKH; from the coding sequence ATGAAAACGACGGAAGAAAATTACCTGGAAAGCGTAAAAAAACAACTGGCCTACTATAAAAAGCTCGGCGATAAAACCTTTGACCAGCTCACCGAAAAGGAACTGCTCTGGCAATACAATGCCGAAAGCAATTCTATTACCATTATCGTCAATCATTTATGGGGCAACATGAAATCCCGATGGACCGATTTCTTAACTTCAGACGGGGAAAAGACCTGGCGTAAGCGGGACATGGAATTTGAAAGTGTAATACGCACCGGGGAAGAACTGCAGGAAAAATGGGAAGACGGATGGGAATGCGTGTTCAAAGCCGTAAATTCCGTCGATAAAAACAATTTTAATACCCCGGTGTACATCCGGAACGAAGCCCACACCATTATGGATGCCATAAACAGGCAAATGGCTCATTATGCCTATCACATAGGCCAGATCGTTTTTATAGCCAAGATGCTGAAAGGAGCACACTGGAAAAGCCTCACCATCCCAAAGGGAAAGTCAGGGGAGTTTAACCGGGAAAAATTCTCAAAAGGAAAGCATTAG
- a CDS encoding methyltransferase family protein translates to MNTQISPQAYATLVCWFLFSMTWLWQRNRTKENINPRTTAQKISGFLGFVIIFLALYSPLFFTGGMAKVIIPQSHVVQTIGLICCIAGVFISIWSRFLLGMNWSGGITAKKDHKLIVSGPYRFVRHPIYTGFITALTGTCLVMGGIAGILVTGLYTIGLLTKINKEEVLLTELFGEVYTEYRQRTRKLIPFIW, encoded by the coding sequence TTGAACACCCAGATAAGTCCACAGGCCTATGCTACCTTAGTTTGCTGGTTTTTATTTTCCATGACATGGCTATGGCAGCGCAACAGAACAAAAGAAAATATTAATCCGCGTACAACAGCTCAAAAAATCTCGGGTTTTCTGGGCTTTGTCATTATATTCCTGGCTTTGTACTCCCCTCTGTTCTTTACCGGGGGAATGGCAAAAGTTATTATCCCGCAAAGCCATGTAGTTCAAACCATAGGGCTTATATGTTGTATTGCGGGGGTTTTTATATCCATATGGTCCCGGTTTCTCCTGGGGATGAACTGGAGTGGCGGCATCACTGCCAAAAAAGACCACAAACTCATTGTAAGCGGGCCTTACCGGTTTGTAAGGCACCCTATTTATACCGGGTTTATTACGGCACTTACAGGAACCTGCCTGGTTATGGGAGGTATTGCCGGGATTTTGGTTACCGGCCTGTATACCATCGGTCTGCTTACAAAAATAAACAAGGAAGAAGTGTTACTTACGGAACTGTTTGGCGAGGTGTACACGGAGTACCGGCAACGAACCCGTAAACTGATCCCCTTTATATGGTAA
- a CDS encoding cupin domain-containing protein encodes MPVKKVNLNDKFNQFRDYWNPKIVGELNDQLVKVAKFKDEFVMHRHENEDEMFLVIEGTLLMELDNETLEIHPGEFVIIPRKTNHKPKAIGEVKVLLFEPATTLNTGNTENEFTVKNLKNI; translated from the coding sequence ATGCCCGTCAAAAAAGTCAATCTAAACGATAAATTCAATCAGTTCCGGGACTACTGGAACCCTAAGATCGTAGGAGAACTCAATGACCAACTGGTAAAAGTGGCAAAGTTCAAGGACGAATTCGTCATGCACCGGCATGAGAACGAAGACGAAATGTTTCTGGTCATTGAGGGCACGTTACTCATGGAACTGGACAATGAAACCCTGGAAATACATCCCGGGGAATTCGTCATTATTCCCCGAAAAACCAACCACAAACCCAAAGCTATCGGCGAAGTCAAAGTACTGCTCTTTGAACCGGCGACTACCCTGAACACCGGGAATACGGAAAACGAATTCACCGTAAAAAACCTGAAAAACATTTAA
- a CDS encoding YqjF family protein, which produces MRIREILETTTHRPWELPSGDWKYYQEWNNALFLHWQVTPEELRRFVPPELEIDLYKGNAWVSVVAFTMQKIRPRNLPAFPPVSDFDEINIRTYVKRNNKTGVYFLSIEGGTRVSCLVARKLSELPYRYSEMNRKKGHYSSVNEKSGDTLELDYKINSQITDKTPLDKWLTERYALFQDTATAINEFEIHHAEWPTYKIDWEKIHIRYPRFSRLLEGTPDRSHYSTGVQVIAWDKTTCRKMVMSMQNNT; this is translated from the coding sequence ATGCGCATCAGAGAAATACTGGAAACAACAACACACAGACCGTGGGAACTTCCTTCGGGAGACTGGAAATATTACCAGGAGTGGAACAACGCCCTGTTCCTGCACTGGCAGGTAACCCCGGAAGAACTCCGGAGATTTGTTCCGCCCGAACTCGAGATCGATCTGTATAAAGGCAATGCCTGGGTGTCTGTTGTAGCTTTTACCATGCAGAAGATACGGCCCAGGAACCTTCCTGCCTTCCCCCCTGTTTCGGACTTTGATGAAATAAACATCCGGACCTATGTAAAACGAAACAATAAAACCGGGGTCTATTTCCTGAGCATAGAAGGCGGAACCAGAGTTTCCTGCCTCGTAGCCCGAAAATTATCTGAACTCCCCTACAGGTATTCCGAAATGAACCGGAAAAAAGGCCATTACAGCTCCGTAAACGAAAAATCCGGGGATACGCTGGAACTTGACTATAAAATAAATTCGCAGATAACAGACAAAACGCCCCTGGATAAATGGCTGACGGAAAGATATGCCCTGTTCCAGGACACAGCAACTGCAATAAACGAATTTGAAATCCATCATGCAGAATGGCCCACCTACAAAATAGACTGGGAAAAAATCCATATCCGTTACCCGCGATTTTCCCGGCTCCTGGAAGGTACACCGGACAGGAGCCACTATTCCACCGGAGTACAGGTAATTGCATGGGACAAGACAACGTGCAGAAAAATGGTCATGTCAATGCAAAACAACACATAA